One segment of Streptomyces sp. XD-27 DNA contains the following:
- a CDS encoding RidA family protein has protein sequence MTTDQRTITNPAALHDPTPFGYSHAVSAPGELVFIGGQYASDATGAPVPGDFATQVDLAFDRLRSALEGVGLRYEHVVRLGTFIVDHDLDKLEILGKALHTRFGDRLPAQTLSGVASLALPGMLFEVDAVAVRP, from the coding sequence ATGACGACTGATCAGCGCACGATCACCAACCCGGCCGCCCTCCACGATCCGACCCCGTTCGGCTACAGCCACGCCGTCTCAGCACCCGGCGAACTCGTCTTCATCGGCGGCCAGTACGCCTCCGACGCCACCGGTGCCCCGGTGCCCGGCGACTTCGCAACCCAGGTGGACCTGGCCTTCGACCGGCTGCGGTCGGCGCTGGAGGGAGTCGGCCTTCGATACGAGCACGTGGTCCGCCTCGGTACCTTCATTGTCGACCACGACCTCGACAAGCTGGAGATCCTCGGCAAGGCGCTGCACACCCGTTTCGGCGACCGGCTGCCGGCCCAGACACTGAGCGGCGTTGCCTCGTTGGCGCTGCCGGGAATGCTGTTCGAGGTGGATGCGGTGGCGGTACGGCCGTAG